One segment of Colius striatus isolate bColStr4 chromosome 11, bColStr4.1.hap1, whole genome shotgun sequence DNA contains the following:
- the OBSL1 gene encoding obscurin-like protein 1, whose amino-acid sequence MKQEEWQEVPMLSVAGKSWHSIRGQEADDPRCCSAQHPREVVMEGFEGAPRFLAYPRAFTVQSGNDAVLSCQITGDPRPSILWEKDKTPIEPSGRFHVEAKGDLYSLLVSCATPQDSGIYICKAKNSVGETYAAATLKVEAGEHREEDRCSGSEAPAFLVAPLSRRVCRGEDVVFTCRVSGQPCPVLEWEKDGHKLSDLFESSHFAVGQEQEDWHFLKLFSARPPDGGVYVCRARSGSQETLAAAVLLVEPQAPQGRLFSSSPADGPELLVERQQRRQRHAAGRHMRPETWVPNGTVPGRAPAAKAFTVSAGKHAKFRCYVTGKPKPEIIWQKDGEPLASSRRHLIYEDREGYFILKVLYCKPQDQGLYVCTASNTAGQTLSAVQLQVKEHRLRFQVQLADVEVAEREDAVLECQVPLETIPTAWYLEDRELQPSHKYVMEERGVVRRLTIRDARTDDDGIYLCQMKDKGRSIAEVSVRGVIVKRLPRKLDVMEGENAVFCVETREAVEGICWSRDGLKLRESSHTVLKSFGRTHLLVLVHVTRQDAGIISFTVGESQTSSQLRVKCVKHDPPSTPVAAEMSVAESNVAVLSWCPAPDAHLRAPSRYLLERREAAGGEWVQCLATDLPGRVRVLGDSVPCEADYCFRVCATNRHGRSSPVEFPGSVHLVPAARLEKGLQDVRVRDGEDARFSLELSAVVRGTWFLDGVRLGEEEEEEEAGRRCSVLRRRTEHSLMIRGARLADSGAQVTFVSGDVRDSATLHVQAPRACIAPVPEAEHLQEVLAGLPVLLECQVSPPGAPVRWLKDGEAVPLDDVIAVQEEGCVRRLLLRSAAPSDSGVYTCDAGDEAMSFVVTVTEAPVRILSSNEEAPHAYMAGQRVELWCQLSRTAAPVRWYKDGEEVEVGESLVLEQEGPRCRLVLPCARPQDAGEFVCDAGGDSVFYTVTVEEAPVRILSSNEEAPHAYMAGQRVELWCQLSRMAAPVRWYKDGEEVEVGESLVLEQEGPRCRLVLPCARPQDAGEFVCDAGGDSVFYTVTVEAPPVHIAPVPEAQQVCEVLAGLPMLLECQVSPPGAPVRWLKDGEAVVPTEVLAICSEGCSQRLRITAATPADSGAYTCDAGDDAISFVVTVTEASVRILSSNKEAPHTYMAGQRVELWCQLSHTAAPVRWYKDGEEVEVGESLVLEQEGPRCRLVLPCAQPQDAGEFICNAGDASVSYHISVSEPPVRILQPVQRSLELRVQAPGSLELRCELSVQDAPVHWFKDGLEVDETNNLLLLAEGAWRCLLIPSSSAEDTGEYICESKDEAVSFDVKVSEPPVRILQPHRPVPVVTVSPGETVTLECELSRADAPVHWAKEGVRLEAGGSLVLEEEGAHRRLLIPAARAEHAGKYVCDAANDTVTFTVHVSDPLVRILERDVLPTHRRCRAMEDLVLEVHLSHALGEAKWYKDGEKLQDTGHVRLEEDGARRSLIILGATDRDAGEYLCDTGNDSIVFFITVEVPRVVEIITELQSLTVLEGEDATFKCLVSPEDVAVTWQLNGQPVVPDEQLLVTRSGLCHSLTLRQCQPGDAGTVTANAEGLVSTARLSVQEAQVLFVRRLRDVVAEEQGDVCLEVEVSHEAAEVQWLKQGILLQPSSKYQLQESGCRRTLTIHCLGPADRGTYRCESLHDRTQAKLCVEPQKVSIRMPLADVETFEKETATFHLELSHPGVPGVWTRDGIRVKPSGTCRISSAGCGHSLTLEGLALEDSGTVTFTTDTLRCSARLLVREPPVTMVRVPRDLGVLETGVASFECELSRPSAEVKWFKDGQELRPGPSCRIYSVGRRRVLQLSHCELADAGTYTCDAGDCQASATLHVQERQVRMVQDLQDAQVREGDNAIFTCEASHGDLKGEWFREGEKIKVSSTVKIRQEGTRHFLLLCGVCPEDAGLIRFMAGKAVSEASLRVEALPIRIVKPLRDKTVLARHKATLECTVSHARGRVRWLRGDTEIFAGDKYEICNLDCYRTLIIHRVGPEDEDSYTCDAFDDRSTARLLVEGS is encoded by the exons ATGAAGCAGGAGGAGTGGCAAGAGGTCCCCATGCTGTCTGTGGCTGGGAAGAGCTGGCACAGCATCAGGGGACAAGAG GCTGATGATCCCcgctgctgctctgcccagcaccctaGAGAGGTGGTGATGGAGGGGTTTGAGGGAGCCCCCAGATTCCTCGCTTACCCACGTGCCTTCACGGTGCAAAGTGGCAACGACGCAGTCCTGAGCTGCCAGATCACAGGAGACCCCCGGCCGAGTATCCTCTGGGAGAAGGACAAGACCCCGATCGAGCCCTCAGGCCGCTTCCACGTGGAGGCCAAGGGGGATCTGTACAGCCTTCTGGTATCCTGTGCCACTCCCCAGGACAGCGGGATCTACATCTGCAAGGCCAAGAACAGTGTTGGTGAGACATATGCTGCTGCCACGCTGAAGGTGGAGGCAGGAGAGCACAGAGAGGAGGATAGATGCTCAGGCAGTGAGGCACCTGCCTTCCTTGTTGCCCCCTTGTCCAGGCGGGTGTGCCGGGGGGAGGATGTGGTGTTTACCTGCAGGGTGTCTGGGCAGCCCTGCCCGGTGCTGGAGTGGGAGAAGGATGGGCACAAGCTCTCCGACCTCTTTGAAAGCAGCCACTTCGCAGTGGGTCAGGAGCAGGAGGACTGGCACTTCCTGAAGCTGTTCAGTGCCCGGCCCCCAGACGGAGGGGTGTACGTGTGCCGGGCACGCAGTGGCTCCCAGGAGACTCTGGCCGCTGCCGTGCTCCTGGTTGAACCCCAGGCACCGCAGGGCAGgctcttcagcagctctcctgccgatggccctgagctgctggtggAGCGGCAACAGCGGCGGCAGCGGCACGCAGCGGGACGGCACATGAGACCAGAGACCTGGGTGCCCAACGGCACGGTGCCGGGCAGGGCACCGGCAGCCAAGGCATTCACCGTGAGCGCGGGGAAGCACGCCAAGTTCCGCTGCTATGTCACTGGCAAGCCAAAGCCAGAGATCATCtggcagaaggatggcgagccCCTCGCCTCAAGCCGCAGGCACCTCATCTATGAAGACCGGGAGGGCTACTTCATCCTCAAGGTGCTGTACTGCAAACCCCAGGACCAGGGGCTGTATGTCTGCACCGCATCCAACACCGCCGGCCAGACCCTCAGCGCTGTGCAGCTCCAGGTGAAAG AGCACCGGCTGCGGTTCCAGGTGCAGCTGGCGGATGTGGAGGTGGCGGAGCGGGAGGACGCTGTTCTGGAGTGCCAGGTGCCGCTGGAGACCATCCCCACTGCCTGGTATTTGGAGGACAGGGAGTTGCAGCCCAGCCACAAGTATGTGATGGAGGAGCGAGGTGTGGTGCGCCGCCTGACCATCCGTGATGCCCGCACTGACGACGACGGCATCTACCTCTGCCAAATGAAGGACAAGGGACGCAGCATCGCTGAGGTCTCTGTCCGAG GGGTGATCGTGAAGCGGCTGCCCCGGAAGCTGGACGTGATGGAAGGAGAGAATGCAGTTTTCTGCGTGGAGACACGGGAGGCAGTGGAGGGGATATGCTGGAGCCGGGACGGGCTGAAGCTGCGGGAGTCCTCCCACACCGTACTGAAGAGCTTTGGCAGGACACATCTCCTGGTGCTGGTGCATGTCACGCGCCAGGATGCTGGCATCATCTCCTTCACTGTTGGGGAGTCGCAGACGTCCTCCCAGCTCCGGGTCAAGT GTGTGAAGCATGACCCCCCGAGCACGCCGGTGGCAGCCGAGATGAGCGTGGCAGAGAGCAACgtggctgtgctgagctggtGCCCTGCACCCGACGCCCACCTCCGTGCCCCCAGCCGCTACCTGCTGGAGCGTCgggaggcggcggggggcgAGTGGGTGCAGTGCCTGGCCACTGACCTGCCGGGCCGCGTGCGGGTGCTGGGTGACAGTGTGCCCTGCGAGGCTGACTACTGCTTCCGCGTCTGCGCCACCAACAGGCatggcaggagcagccctgtggagtTCCCTGGCTCCGTGCATCTTG TCCCAGCAGCTCGCCTGGAGAAGGGCTTGCAGGATGTGCGGGTGCGGGACGGCGAGGATGCACGGTTCTCCCTGGAGCTGTCGGCTGTGGTGCGCGGCACCTGGTTCCTGGATGGTGTCAGACtgggtgaggaagaggaggaggaggaggcaggcagGCGGTGCAGTGTGCTGCGTCGCAGGACGGAGCACTCACTGATGATCCGGGGAGCACGGCTGGCTGACAGTGGGGCACAGGTCACCTTCGTGTCTGGTGACGTGCGGGACTCAGCCACACTACATGTGCAAG CCCCGCGGGCCTGCATTGCCCCGGTGCCGGAGGCTGAGCATCTCCAGGAGGTGCTGGCAGGGCTACCCGTGCTGCTGGAGTGCCAGGTGTCTCCCCCGGGTGCCCCCGTCCGCTGGCTGAAGGATGGCGAGGCCGTGCCCCTGGACGACGTTATTGCAGTGCAGGAGGAGGGCTGTGTGCGGCGGCTGCTCCTCCGCTCGGCCGCTCCCTCGGACTCCGGCGTGTACACCTGTGACGCTGGGGATGAGGCCATGAGCTTCGTGGTGACCGTGACCG aggccccagtgaggaTCCTCAGCTCCAACGAGGAGGCCCCCCACGCCTACATGGCCGGGCAGCGCGTGGAGCTGTGGTGCCAGCTGTCGCGCACGGCAGCCCCCGTGCGCTGGTACAAGGAcggggaggaggtggaggtggGCGAGAGcctggtgctggagcaggaggggcCGCGATGCCGGCTGGTGCTGCCTTGTGCTCGGCCTCAGGACGCGGGGGAGTTCGTCTGCGATGCCGGCGGGGACTCTGTCTTCTACACCGTCACTGTGGAAG aggccccagtgaggaTCCTCAGCTCCAACGAGGAGGCCCCCCACGCCTACATGGCCGGGCAGCGTGTGGAGCTGTGGTGCCAGCTGTCACGCATGGCAGCCCCCGTGCGCTGGTACAAGGAcggggaggaggtggaggtggGCGAGAGcctggtgctggagcaggaggggcCACGATGCCGGCTGGTGCTGCCTTGTGCTCGGCCTCAGGATGCGGGGGAGTTCGTCTGCGATGCCGGCGGGGACTCTGTCTTCTACACCGTCACTGTGGAAG CTCCACCAGTCCACATTGCCCCAGTGCCTGAGGCACAGCAGGTCTGTGaggtgctggcagggctgcccATGCTGCTGGAGTGCCAGGTGTCCCCCCCGGGTGCCCCTGTCCGCTGGCTGAAGGATGGCGAGGCTGTGGTCCCGACTGAGGTCCTGGCCATCTGCTCTGAGGGGTGCTCGCAGAGGCTGCGCatcactgcagccacaccagcTGACTCGGGGGCGTACACCTGCGATGCCGGAGATGATGCCATCAGCTTCGTGGTGACTGTGACCG AGGCCTCGGTGAGGATCCTCAGCTCCAACAAGGAGGCCCCCCACACCTACATGGCTGGGCAGCGTGTGGAGCTGTGGTGCCAGCTGTCCCACACGGCAGCCCCTGTGCGCTGGTACAAGGAcggggaggaggtggaggtggGCGAGAGcctggtgctggagcaggagggtCCACGGTGCCGACTGGTGCTGCCCTGCGCCCAGCCTCAGGATGCGGGGGAGTTCATCTGCAATGCTGGGGATGCGTCTGTCTCCTACCACATCTCAGTGTCAG AGCCGCCAGTGAGgatcctgcagcctgtgcagcgCTCACTGGAGCTGCGGGTGCAGGCGCCGGGGAGCTTGGAGCTGCGGTGTGAGCTCTCTGTGCAGGATGCTCCCGTGCACTGGTTCAAGgatgggctggaggtggatgaGACCAATAACTTACTGCTGCTGGCGGAGGGGGCTTGGCGCTGCCtcctcatccccagcagcagtgcGGAGGACACAGGCGAGTACATCTGTGAGAGCAAGGATGAGGCCGTCTCCTTCGACGTCAAGGTGTCAG AGCCACCAGTGAGGATCCTGCAGCCCCACAGACCTGTCCCTGTCGTGACGGTGTCCCCGGGTGAGACAGTGACACTGGAGTGTGAGCTGTCCCGTGCAGATGCACCCGTGCACTGGGCCAAGGAGGGCGTCAGGCTGGAGGCTGGGGGAAGTCTGGTCCTGGAGGAGGAGGGCGCCCACCGCCGCCTGCTCATCCCCGCGGCACGAGCCGAGCACGCAGGGAAATACGTCTGCGATGCTGCCAATGACACAGTGACCTTCACCGTTCATGTGTCAG ACCCTCTGGTCAGGATCCTGGAGAGGGACGTCCTGCCGACTCATCGGCGCTGCCGGGCCATGGAGGACCTGGTGCTGGAGGTGCACCTCTCACATGCTCTGGGGGAGGCAAAGTGGTACAAGGATGGGGAGAAGCTGCAGGACACAGGGCACGTGCGACTGGAGGAGGACGGGGCACGGCGCTCCCTCATCATCCTGGGTGCCACAGACAGGGATGCAGGGGAGTATCTCTGTGACACTGGCAATGACAGCATCGTCTTCTTCATCACTGTGGAGG TCCCCAGGGTGGTGGAGATCATCACGGAGCTACAGAGCCTGACGGTGCTGGAGGGAGAGGATGCCACCTTCAAGTGCCTGGTGTCCCCTGAGGACGTGGCTGTGACCTGGCAGCTGAACGGCCAGCCTGTGGTCCCTGATGAGCAGCTGCTGGTGACAAGGAGCGGGCTGTGCCACAGCCTCACTCTGCGGCAGTGCCAGCCAGGCGATGCGGGCACCGTGACAGCCAACGCTGAGGGGCTGGTGAGCACAGCCCGGCTGAGTGTGCAAG AGGCGCAGGTGCTGTTCGTGCGGAGGCTGCGGGACGTGGTGGCGGAGGAGCAGGGGGACGTGTGCCTGGAGGTGGAGGTGAGCCACGAGGCCGCGGAGGTGCAGTGGCTGAAGCAGGGCATCCTCCTCCAGCCGAGCAGCAAGTACCAGCTGCAGGAGTCAGGGTGCCGGCGCACCCTCACCATCCACTGCCTCGGCCCTGCTGACCGTGGCACCTACCGCTGTGAGAGCCTGCATGACCGCACGCAGGCCAAGCTCTGCGTGGAGC CACAGAAGGTGTCTATCCGTATGCCGCTGGCAGATGTGGAGACCTTTGAGAAGGAGACGGCCACCTTCCATCTGGAACTGTCTCACCCTGGTGTGCCCGGGGTCTGGACAAGGGACGGCATCCGAGTGAAGCCAAGTGGCACGTGCCGGATCAGTTCCGCAGGCTGCGGGCACAGTCTGACGCTGGAGGGGCTGGCGCTGGAGGACTCAGGCACCGTCACCTTCACCACTGACACCCTGCGCTGCAGCGCCCGCCTGCTCGTGCGGG AGCCTCCAGTCACTATGGTGAGGGTCCCacgggacctgggagtcctggaaACGGGAGTTGCCAGCTTTGAGTGCGAACTGTCTCGCCCGAGCGCAGAAGTGAAGTGGTTCAAG GATGGACAGGAGCTGCGGCCGGGGCCCAGCTGTCGCATCTACTCTGTGGGCCGGCGCCGCGTCCTGCAGCTGAGCCACTGCGAGCTGGCCGATGCCGGCACCTACACCTGTGATGCGGGGGACTGTCAGGCCTCTGCCACACTGCACGTCCAGG AGCGCCAGGTCCGCATGGTGCAGGACCTGCAGGATGCCCAGGTGCGGGAGGGGGACAACGCCATCTTCACCTGCGAGGCGTCGCACGGGGACTTGAAGGGCGAGTGGTTCCGCGAGGGGGAGAAAATCAAGGTCTCCAGCACGGTTAAGATTCGTCAAGAAG ggacccggcatttcctgctgctgtgtggcGTGTGCCCCGAGGATGCGGGACTCATCCGCTTCATGGCTGGGAAGGCCGTCTCAGAGGCCAGCCTGCGGGTGGAAG CTCTACCCATCCGGATCGTGAAACCGCTGCGGGACAAGACGGTGCTGGCGCGGCACAAGG
- the INHA gene encoding inhibin alpha chain, with product MLLLLHLLPAMLPTAALAGCTGAGADRQLILAKVRAQVLEHLSPPVLQEEPQKEARRVHRRDVLETQVELEELEDTSQVILFPSTDVPCEPTQPDKLLEEEGIFTYLFQPSAHTLSRAVTSAQLWFYTGPSAAPNYSAPEVLTLSPQGRVPVTAVTVRTLEDWTVFHFTPKLLPQLSQPLFVLLVRCPGCPCLADGDKMPFLVATTRAKSNERARRSAVPWSPAALSLLQRPSEDLATHASCRRASLNISFEELGWDNWIVHPSSFVFHYCHGSCAEGHGLSHRLGVQLCCAALPGTMRSLRVRTTSDGGYSFKYETVPNILAQDCTCV from the exons atgctgctcctcctgcacctGCTGCCTGCCATGCTGCccactgctgccctggctggCTGCACCGGGGCTGGGGCCGACAGGCAGCTCATCCTTGCCAAAGTGCGGGCTCAGGTCCTGGAGCATCTGAGCCCTCCAGTTCTCCAGGAGGAGCCCCAGAAGGAAGCAAGGAGGGTGCACCGGAGAGACGTCCTTGAAACCCAAGTcgagctggaggagctggaggacaCCTCCCAGGTGATCCTCTTCCCTTCCACAG ACGTGCCCTGCGAGCCCACGCAGCCAGACAAGCTGTTGGAGGAAGAAGGGATCTTCACATACCTCTTCCAGCCTTCAGCACACACGCTGAGCCGCGCAGtgacctctgcccagctctggttTTACACCGGCCCCTCGGCCGCCCCCAACTACTCGGCCCCCGAGGTGCTGACCCTGTCGCCGCAGGGCCGCGTGCCAGTGACGGCCGTGACGGTGCGGACGCTTGAGGACTGGACAGTGTTCCACTTCACCCCAAAACTGCTGCCCCAGCTCTCACAGCCACTCTTTGTGCTCCTGGTGCGCTGCCCTGGCTGCCCCTGCCTGGCTGATGGGGACAAGATGCCCTTCTTGGTGGCCACCACCCGGGCTAAAAGCAACGAGAGGGCTCGTCgctctgctgtgccctggtCCCCGGCCGCCCTGAGCCTGCTGCAGCGCCCGTCTGAGGACCTGGCCACCCATGCCAGCTGCCGCCGGGCTTCCCTCAACATCTCCTTcgaggagctgggctgggacaATTGGATCGTGCACCCCAGCAGCTTCGTTTTCCACTACTGCCACGGGAGCTGCGCGGAGGGCCATGGGCTGAGCCACCGCCTGGGTGTGCAGCTGTGCTGCGCCGCCCTGCCCGGCACCATGCGCTCCCTGCGCGTCCGCACCACCTCTGACGGCGGCTACTCCTTCAAGTACGAGACGGTGCCCAACATCCTGGCTCAGGACTGCACCTGTGTCTAG
- the LOC133626347 gene encoding gap junction gamma-1 protein-like — protein sequence MSWSFLTRLLEEINNHSTFVGKIWLTVLIVFRIVLTAVGGESIYYDEQSKFVCNTQQPGCENVCYDAFAPLSHVRFWIFQIIMVATPSVLYLGFAMHRIARMPESSRRRAPAARRARMPVVRRGAGRDYEEAEDDNEEDPMIFEEIEVEKEKSPEGGEKHDGRRRIKQDGLMRAYVLHLLCRSLLEAAFLFGQYLLYRFEVRPSYICSRSPCPHTVDCFVSRPTEKTIFLLVMYAVSGLCLFLNLCELVHLGVGRIRDALSQPDGPPLPAASSPAPQYPKKAPGAPPTYHSLKKEPPQAPLPDGKLDYRESLAQVAAAGRFALAGAPPAHELDRLREHLRLAQEHLEVAFHLQPPPQLPSPARSSSPEANGMAAEQNRLNLAHEKGTAACERTTGL from the exons ATGAGCTGGAGTTTCTTGACACGGCTCCTGGAGGAGATCAACAACCACTCGACCTTTGTGGGCAAGATCTGGCTGACGGTCCTCATCGTCTTCCGCATCGTGCTGACAGCCGTGGGGGGCGAGTCCATCTACTACGACGAGCAGAGCAAGTTCGTCTGCAATACACAGCAGCCCGGCTGCGAGAACGTCTGCTACGACGCCTTTGCCCCTCTCTCCCACGTCCGCTTCTGGATCTTCCAGATCATCATGGTGGCCACGCCATCGGTCCTCTACCTGGGCTTTGCCATGCACCGCATCGCCCGCATGCCTGAGTCCTCGCGGCGCCGAGCGCCGGCAGCCCGGCGGGCACGCATGCCCGTGGTGCGCCGGGGAGCTGGGCGCGACTACGAGGAGGCAGAGGATGACAACGAAGAAGACCCCATGATCTTTGAAGAGATTGAggtggagaaagagaagagccCAGAGGGCGGCGAGAAGCACGACGGCCGGCGCCGCATCAAGCAGGATGGGCTGATGCGGGCCTACGTCCTGCACTTGCTGTGCCGCTCGCTGCTGGAGGCGGCGTTTCTCTTCGGGCAGTACCTGCTGTACCGCTTCGAGGTGAGGCCCTCCTACATCTGCAgccgcagcccctgcccacaCACCGTCGACTGCTTTGTCTCCCGTCCCACCGAGAAGACCATCTTCCTCCTCGTCATGTATGCCGTCAGCgggctctgcctcttcctcaACCTCTGCGAGCTCGTGCACCTCGGTGTGGGGCGCATCCGGGACGCCCTCAGCCAGCCCGACGGCCCCCCGCTCCCGgcagccagcagccctgcaccaCAGTACCCCAAGAAGGCCCCCGGCGCGCCCCCCACCTACCACTCGTTGAAGAAGGAACCGCCACAAGCCCCGCTGCCCGATGGCAAGCTGGACTACCGGGAGAGCCTGGCTCAGGTGGCAGCAGCGGGACGCTTTGCCCTGGCCGGGGCCCCCCCGGCACACGAGCTGGATCGGCTGCGCGAGCACCTGCGCCTGGCCCAGGAGCACCTGGAGGTGGCCTTCCACCTGCAGCCCCCGCCgcagctgcccagccctgcccgcagcagcagccccgAGGCCAACGGCATGGCCGCCGAGCAGAACCGCCTCAACCTCGCCCACGAGAAGGGCACCGCGGCCTGCGAGAGAACCACGG GGCTGTGA